The Acaryochloris sp. CCMEE 5410 nucleotide sequence GCATGTGAGTTGTCGGGTTCAAATTGGCAACCACAGTGTTCCCTTCGCCTATCGGCTCTATTTACGGGCAAAAACGGTTCGCAACTTGAACCGGGGACGTGCCAAGGAGGAGCGATTGCGCTTCCAAACCAAGTATCAACTGGTCCGGGAGATGCTTCAGCAGCTCCAGCCTCTATTACCCAAAGAATGGCGGGTGTACGTTTTATTCGATAGCTGGTATGCCTCCGCCAAACTACTCAAGTTTGTTCGGCGGCAAGGCAAGCGATGGTTTTGTTTGGGCGCTATCAAATCCAATCGCATTCTTGATGGCAAGCGTCTGAGTCAATGGAACAAAGACCTCAAGCACAAACACTACGACTCAGTTGAGTTAAAAACAGTGACAGGCTCAAAGCACACCTACCTAACGCGCTCGATTACGGGCCGATTAAATGAGGTGCCTTTTGACGTCTGTGTGGTCATCTCCAAGCGGCACCCTCGGGATTCTCACCCGAAGTATTACCTGTGCACAGACACCTCATTGTCTGCGGCCAAAATACTGAAACGCTACTCAAAGCGCTGGTCCATTGAAACAGATTATTGGTATCTCAAGCAATGTTTGGGATTGGGGGAGTTTCGCGTCCAACACTATGAAGCGATTCACAAGTGGTACTCTTTGGTGCATTTAGCGTTGCATTTTTGTATGCTCAACTGCGCTGTTCTCAACAGAGGGATGATCCATTCATTTCAATTGCCCAAGTGATTGAACATCACCGACAGCAACAGGCTCAAGCGGTCTTAATGGCTGCTTGTGAGCAGGCCATCACGGATGGCAATACGCAAGGAGTCGTGAAGCGCTTCATTCTACCAACTCGGATTGCAGCCTAATGGCTTGAGAAACATTAGCTGAATTCGAGTTACTGCTCTGAGGCACACACTTCAGAGTAGGTTACCGCCTGTTCTGGCGGTAATGAAAGGAGGCTGAACTTTGATGAAATTTGCCAGACTCCAGTAATACCAAAGGATTTTGGCCTTGGGTCACTCGTCGAGGATCATGACGATACAAGAGCCAACGCCCAGCATCCACCAAGGATTTTTGATGGTGCATGGCTGAAGACATCTCAATCCCATGAGCAATGCAATGGGAATAGGCAATGATTAAGGAAGGACCTTCATAGGATTCAGC carries:
- a CDS encoding transposase codes for the protein MPKGVVILKSIIHPDQALKQYLSHLSIPLSKPQQQHVLRIVEGLIVGNGRKTLSHLYAQWVDAPDASAVADFLRVSTWSEQSLDKRLGEINLADVIERVQRGGSSPVVYVSIDDSTSSKDKDTHALEGVDWQHDHNASGRNTPKYKKGMVHVSCRVQIGNHSVPFAYRLYLRAKTVRNLNRGRAKEERLRFQTKYQLVREMLQQLQPLLPKEWRVYVLFDSWYASAKLLKFVRRQGKRWFCLGAIKSNRILDGKRLSQWNKDLKHKHYDSVELKTVTGSKHTYLTRSITGRLNEVPFDVCVVISKRHPRDSHPKYYLCTDTSLSAAKILKRYSKRWSIETDYWYLKQCLGLGEFRVQHYEAIHKWYSLVHLALHFCMLNCAVLNRGMIHSFQLPK